One Sphingopyxis macrogoltabida genomic region harbors:
- a CDS encoding retropepsin-like aspartic protease family protein: MAAVIAAVSVGMAGIADRSTNLAASGPVIDRGGDDNENWTTQRGKDRSVYTTAQARASSGGVRINRSGDSHFYATAEIDGVDIKMMVDSGASIIALTRPDAEAIGIDVDSLPVSGTARTAGGDVPMRTVMLDSVDIDGIEVRRVQAAVVDADMGVSLLGQSYLARLAAVNVEGDTMTLR, translated from the coding sequence TTGGCCGCGGTCATCGCGGCGGTATCGGTCGGCATGGCGGGCATCGCCGACCGTTCAACGAATCTGGCCGCTTCCGGGCCGGTTATCGATCGCGGCGGCGACGATAATGAAAACTGGACGACCCAGCGCGGCAAGGACCGAAGCGTTTATACGACCGCACAGGCCCGCGCCTCGTCCGGCGGCGTACGCATCAACCGGTCCGGCGATTCGCACTTTTACGCCACTGCCGAAATCGACGGCGTCGATATCAAGATGATGGTCGACAGCGGGGCATCGATCATTGCGCTGACCCGGCCCGACGCGGAGGCGATCGGCATCGATGTCGACAGCCTGCCCGTTTCGGGCACCGCGCGCACCGCGGGCGGCGACGTGCCGATGCGGACGGTCATGCTCGACAGCGTCGACATCGACGGCATCGAGGTGCGGCGGGTGCAGGCGGCGGTGGTCGATGCCGACATGGGCGTTTCGCTGCTCGGGCAAAGCTATTTGGCAAGGCTCGCCGCCGTGAATGTCGAAGGAGACACAATGACGCTGCGGTGA
- a CDS encoding Lrp/AsnC family transcriptional regulator produces the protein MRVSSPHANRSLDDFDRAILRIIQSDNKTPQRRIADAVNLSAAAVQRRIAAMEAAGVIEANVAVIAPEALSLAITAIVEVHLLDERAATVDAAKALFAAEPTVQQAYYATGGVSFVLIIVCRDMREYEALTRRLFSESDLVDHFRTLIALDRVKAGSALLIS, from the coding sequence ATGCGCGTATCATCCCCTCATGCCAACCGGTCGCTCGACGATTTCGACCGGGCGATTCTGCGGATCATCCAGTCCGACAACAAGACACCCCAGCGGCGGATCGCCGACGCGGTCAACCTGTCGGCCGCCGCCGTACAGCGCCGGATCGCCGCGATGGAGGCTGCCGGAGTCATCGAAGCCAATGTGGCCGTCATCGCGCCCGAGGCCCTGTCGCTGGCGATCACCGCCATCGTCGAGGTGCATCTGCTCGACGAGCGCGCGGCGACGGTCGATGCGGCCAAGGCGCTCTTTGCCGCCGAGCCGACGGTGCAGCAGGCCTATTACGCGACCGGCGGCGTCAGCTTCGTCCTAATCATCGTCTGCCGCGACATGCGCGAATATGAAGCCCTGACGCGGCGGCTGTTTTCCGAGAGCGACCTTGTCGACCATTTTCGCACCCTGATCGCGCTCGATCGGGTCAAGGCCGGAAGCGCCCTGCTAATATCATAG